In Syngnathus acus chromosome 21, fSynAcu1.2, whole genome shotgun sequence, one genomic interval encodes:
- the galnt3 gene encoding polypeptide N-acetylgalactosaminyltransferase 3 — MTVLRRVLRQRLHPLKLVVAALVFVTFVFFIQWEVESRSPQEDPWLKEIKEKRDTMLGMVMGAVHNFRDAIPKMQIKAPVRQKHSSNGDGCLPGRYTAPELKPALERPTQNPVAPGAAGKPFRTDSLSPAEQKEKEEGEQKHCFNLYASDRISLSRDLGADTRPPECIEQTYKRCPPLPTTSVIIVFHNEAWSTLLRTVYSVLHTSPAILLKEIILVDDASVDDILKDQLDEYLKTLSIVRVVRQVERKGLITARLLGASVATGDTLTFLDAHCECFNGWLEPLLARIAENSTAVVSPDISTIDLNTFEFMKPSPYGQNHNRGNFDWGLSFGWESLPDHEKNRRKDETYPIKTPTFAGGLFSISKEYFYHVGSYDEQMEIWGGENIEMSFRVWQCGGQLEIIPCSVVGHVFRTKSPHTFPKGTQVIARNQVRLAEVWMDEYKEIFYRRNQQAGQMAKDKTFGDVSKRVDLRERLQCKSFSWYLKNVYPEVFIPDLNPLRFGAVKNVGKDSCLDAGENNDGGKQLIMYPCHGLGGNQYFEFSTHHEIRHNIQKELCLHGAEGLVKLEVCQYKGGNTAVGPEQNWELQDNHLFSMPISNMCLTARFEHPALTPCDPTDRYQLWSFI; from the exons ATGACAGTACTGCGCAGAGTGCTCCGACAACGACTGCACCCCCTTAAACTGGTCGTAGCTGCTCTGGTCTTTGTCACCTTTGTGTTCTTCATACAATGGGAAGTGGAAAGCCGAAGTCCGCAGGAGGACCCGTGGCTGAAAGAGATTAAAGAGAAGCGGGACACCATGCTGGGCATGGTGATGGGAGCCGTTCATAACTTCAGGGACGCCATTCCAAAAATGCAGATTAAAGCCCCCGTTCGTCAGAAGCACAGCTCAAACGGTGACGGCTGTTTGCCGGGTCGCTACACGGCCCCCGAGCTCAAACCGGCCCTGGAGAGACCTACCCAAAACCCGGTCGCTCCCGGCGCCGCCGGCAAGCCCTTCCGCACGGACTCCTTGAGCCCGGCCGAGCAGAAGGAAAAAGAGGAGGGCGAGCAGAAGCACTGCTTCAATCTGTACGCCAGCGATCGCATCTCCCTGAGCCGGGACCTGGGAGCAGACACAAGACCACCAGA ATGTATTGAGCAGACCTACAAGCGATGCCCTCCCTTACCAACCACCAGCGTGATAATCGTCTTTCACAATGAGGCTTGGAGCACCCTGCTAAGGACCGTGTACAGCGTCCTGCATACATCGCCTGCCATTCTCCTCAAGGAGATTATCCTGGTGGATGACGCTAGTGTTGATG ACATCCTGAAGGACCAGCTGGACGAGTACCTGAAAACGCTGAGTATCGTGCGAGTCGTCCGGCAAGTTGAGAGGAAAGGCCTCATTACTGCTCGGTTGCTGGGTGCGTCTGTGGCCACCGGTGACACGCTCACTTTTCTGGATGCCCATT GCGAATGCTTTAACGGCTGGCTGGAGCCGCTGCTTGCCAGGATAGCCGAAAACTCCACCGCAGTGGTTAGTCCGGACATATCAACCATTGATCTCAACACCTTTGAGTTCATGAAGCCGTCCCCGTACGGCCAGAACCATAACCGGGGCAACTTTGACTGGGGCTTGTCCTTTGGATGGGAGAGTCTTCCGGATCATGAGAAAAATAGGAGGAAGGATGAAACCTACCCGATTAA GACCCCAACGTTTGCCGGCGGGCTGTTCTCCATCTCGAAGGAATATTTCTACCACGTCGGAAGCTATGACGAGCAAATGGAAATCTGGGGTGGTGAGAATATTGAGATGTCCTTCAGG GTCTGGCAATGTGGCGGACAGCTGGAGATCATCCCGTGCTCTGTCGTCGGCCATGTTTTCCGCACCAAGAGTCCCCATACTTTTCCCAAAGGCACGCAAGTGATCGCCCGCAACCAGGTCCGACTGGCCGAGGTTTGGATGGATGAGTATAAGGAGATCTTCTACCGTCGTAACCAGCAGGCGGGACAGATGGCCAAAGAT AAAACCTTTGGGGACGTCTCCAAGCGCGTGGACCTCCGTGAGCGGCTGCAGTGCAAAAGCTTCTCCTGGTACTTGAAGAATGTCTATCCAGAAGTCTTCATACCTGATCTGAACCCTCTGCGCTTTGGCGCG GTGAAAAATGTGGGCAAGGACTCATGTCTGGACGCGGGCGAGAACAATGACGGGGGCAAACAGCTGATCATGTACCCATGTCACGGACTTGGAGGGAACCAG TATTTTGAGTTCTCCACGCATCACGAGATTCGACACAACATTCAGAAGGAGTTGTGTTTGCACGGGGCCGAGGGGCTTGTCAAGCTGGAGGTCTGCCAGTACAAAGGGGGGAACACAGCGGTCGGTCCAGAGCAAAATTGGGAGCTGCAGGAC AACCACTTATTCTCCATGCCGATTTCGAACATGTGCCTGACTGCCCGTTTTGAGCATCCTGCCCTGACGCCCTGCGACCCCACGGACAGATACCAGCTTTGGTCCTTCATCTGA